Sequence from the Streptomyces sp. NBC_00358 genome:
GATTTCGCCTTCGCTCGTACAATAGGGACGGCATCATTCCCGGTATCGGTTCAGGCCAACCCCGCTCGGCCGGGGAGACCGGGCCCCGGTCCGGGTACATCTCGCATGAGGACCCGGCCGCTTCTCGCGTGAAAGGCTGTGCCCGCATGCGCGCGACACCACCCCCGAAGGGCGTCACCGTGACGACGAAGGACCGAAGCCTGGAGGCACTGGGTCTGGCCGACGTGCCCGCGAAGAAGCCGCTCACCTATCCGGGCCGCCCCACGACCGAGCCGTCCCTGCTGACCGGCGGTGAACTGCTCCAGCTCGATGTCCGGCCGCTGCGGCTCGGCGAGTGGTACGTGGAGGAGCGCCAGGAGCAGCAGCGGCTGGACCAGGCCCTCGCCGACCGGGGCCAGGTGAGCACCGGGCTGCGCCACCCCGTCATCGCCGTCGGCTCGAACGCCTCCCCCGGACAGGTCGCGCACAAGCTGACCCGGCTCGGCATCCCGGCGACGGTGCCGATGGTTCCGGTACGGGTGCACGGCATCGCGGTGGGCTGCTCCGGGCACATCAGTCCGGCCGGCTACGTGGCCGGGACGCCGTACGTCGAGCGGACCGCCGAGACGACGCTCGTGGTGACCTGGCTGGACTCGACCCAGCTCAAGGCCGTCGACGACACCGAGTTCCCGGACTACCGGCGGGCGATACTCCCCGGCGACGAGTTCGCGATGACGATGCCCTCCGGGGAGCGGCTCGGCGGCGCGTACATCTACTTCAGCGCGCACGGCGTGCTCGCCGAGCCGGAGACCGGCCGGCCCCGCCGGGGCGGCGGCGACCAGTCCGAGCTGCTCTCCGCCCTGCTGGGCGACTCCGCGCGCCTGCGGGACCTGCTCGGGCCCGATCCCACGGAGTGGGTGCGCCGAGCGGGGGCCGACCGGTCGCTGCGCGAGGCGGGCACGCGGGTCTTCGGCGAGGAGGGCTGGGTGCTGCCGCAGACCGAGTTCCTGCCGTATCTCGACGAATCGGCCGAGCTGCGGCTGTACGACGATCTGCCTCCGCTGGACGATTCCCTGCCGGGCCGGACCTGAGAATTCCCCGTCGGCCGGACGGGCGCGGATTCCGTTTTCCCGCCGGACCAGGAAGGTCGGGTACACGACAGGACACCCGTACGGAACTCTGCCCTCTACTGGATCTTTCCGCAGGTTATGGGCATGACTTTACTTTCTCTTGAGTGGAACCGCCCGCGCCCGGATATCCTCCTAACCCTTACGGGGGCGTGCGCCCCGACGTCCTGAACCTTTCGATGGGTGCGGAGAATGATCGAGGCAGTCGGCCTGACGAAGCGCTATGGCGCCAAGACGGCCGTGTACAACCTTTCCTTCCAGGTGCGGCCGGGCGCCGTCACCGGTTTCCTCGGGCCCAACGGCTCGGGCAAGTCGACGACGATGCGCATGATCCTCGGCCTCGACAACCCCTCCTCCGGGCAGGTGACGATCGGCGGCTTCCCCTACCGCAAGCTGCCGAACGCGCCCCGCCAGGTCGGCGCGCTCCTCGACGCCAAGGCCGTGCACGGTGGCCGGAGCGCCCGCAGCCATCTGCTGAGCCTCGCCCAGCTTTCGGGCATCCCGGCCCGCCGGGTGGACGAGGTGCTCGGTGTCGTCGGCCTCCAGGACGTGGCCCGAAAGCGCTCCAAGGGCTTCTCCCTCGGCATGGGCCAGCGCCTCGGCATCGCCGCCGCGCTCCTCGGCGACCCCCAGGTGCTGCTCTTCGACGAGCCGGTCAACGGCCTCGACCCCGAGGGCATCCTCTGGGTGCGCAACCTGATGAAGTCCCTCGCGGCGGAGGGCCGTACGGTCTTCGTCTCCTCGCACCTCATGAGCGAGATGGCGCTGACCGCCGACCATCTCATCGTGATCGGCCGCGGCCAGCTGCTCGCCGACCAGAACATCAAGGACTTCATCTCCCACAACTCGGCCGACTTCGCCCGGGTGCGCACCCCCGACACCGAGCCGCAGCAGCGCGAGAAGCTGACCGCCGCGCTGACCGAGGCGGGCGGCCAGGTGCTGCCCGAGCAGGACGGCGCGCTGCGCGTCACCGGACTGCCGCTCCCCCGCATCAGCGACCTCGCGCATTCGTCCGACGTCCGGCTGTGGGAGCTGTCGCCGCACCAGGCCTCGCTGGAGGAGGCGTACATGCGGATGACGCAGGGCGCCGTCGACTACCGCTCGACCGTCGACCAGAAGGCCGGGCTCCAGCAGCAGCTTCCGCCGGGCGCCGTGCCGCCGGCGCAGATGCCGGTGGCGGGCCAGGGCCAGCCCGGCTGGTACGCGCCGCCGCCGCCCCAGCAGGGCGGGCAGCCCTTCGCCATGCCGCAGGCCGGACCGTACGGCGCCCCCGCCGCCCCGGGCGGGGGGACTCCCGGTCCCTACGGCGCCCCCGCCGCCCCTGTCGCGGGCGGTCCCAGCCCGTACGGCGCGCCGGCCGCTCCCGGTGGCGCGGACGTCAACCCGTACGCCCAGGCGGCCCCCCAGACCCCGGCGGGCCCTCCGGCGCCCGCGTCGGCGCCGCCCGCACCTGAGCCCGCGCCCGCGCCCTCTGCCGCCCCCGCGCCCGCCGCCGACCTGACCAAGCCCGAGGACGCCCGATGAGCACGCCCCAGCACCCGCTGCCGCAGCAGGCCGCCGCCCCCAACTGGCAGGCGGCGCCCGGCACTTCGTACACCTCGCCGATCCCCGTCACCCGCACCCACCTCGGGCACGCGCTCAACTCCGAGTGGACGAAGATCAAGTCGGTGCGCTCCACGATGTGGACGCTCGGCACCTTCCTGCTCCTGGTGATCGGCATCGGCTTCCTGGTCGCCGCGCAGACCACGCAGGAGGACTTCCAGGACACCCCGTACACGATCCCCGCGTTCTTCGGGCTGATGCTCGGCCAGATCTGCCTGATCACGCTGGGCGTGCTGGTCGTCTCCTCCGAGTACGGCACGGGCATGATCCGTACGACGTTCACGGCCTCGCCGCAGCGGTACCGGGTGCTGGCCGCGAAGCTGATCATCTTCTTCGCGGTCGCGTTCGTCGTCTCGGCCCTCTCGATCGGGCTGGTCGGCCTGTTCACCGCGGGACTGCACAACGGCGACTCCGGCGTCCCGTGGGGCGGCACCGTCCTGATGGCCTCGCTGTACGTCTCGCTGCTCGGCGTGCTCGCGCTCGCCGTGGGCTCGATGCTGCGCCACTCGGCGGGCGCGATCACCACGATGCTCGGGGTCGTGCTGCTGCCCGCGATCATGCCCGCCTTCCTGATGATGTCCGACAGCATGCGGACGATCGGCGAGAAGATGCAGGAGTACAACGCTCCCAACGCCCTCGCCCGGATCTTCCGCCTGGGCAGCGAGGACAGCCACGGCGGCGCACAGCTCGGCCTGCTGGCCGGGGTGACGGCGGCGGCGGTCGTCGGCGCCTTCGTGCTCCTGGAGCGCCGGGACGTGTGACGACCCGGCGGCCGGGCACCCCGGCCGCCCCGGGACGGACGGCCAGGGCCGGTCCACCCGAAGTCGCCTAGAACCTGGGCGCGTTACGGGACCGCTGCACCCGCGAGGTGCGGCGGTCCTTCGCGTTCCAGCAGGCCTTGTGCCAGTGCCGGCGCTCGTCGACGCCCGAGTGCTCCGGCCAGGCCACCACGTGCGGGATCCCGGAGGGGATCAACTGGTCGCAGCCGGGGCACCGGTAGGTCTTGCCCTGCGCGCTCGCGCCCGCCACATGGCGCACGCTCCACTCCTCGCCCCGCCAGCTCTCGGTGGACTGCCAGCCGCCGTAGCGGTCCGACGAATCCTCCTCGGCGCTCCTGCCGGACGATCCGGCGTCCTTCGGACGGTTGCGACGCGGGGACAAGGGACACCTCACGGAGCTATACAGGGAGCAGGGGCCAACTCCAGCCTACGCGGCGCGCACAGGGGTACGCGTACTCCGCCAACCCGCTCGGAACCCCCATCGGACAGCCCAATTCCCAGACAATCCGCAAATCTCTCCGCAAGGCCGTGTCTTCGGCACGTGTCAGGCGGTTATGCCGCGTGGGGGAGCTCCGTGTCGGAGCCGAGGAAGCAGGAAGTTCGATGCACGTTGGAAGCTTTGTACTGGCCGCCCAGTTCCCTGGACAGGGCCAGGGGGAGGCCCTGCACCGCGCGGCACGGTCGGCCGAGGTCGCCGAGGAGGCCGGGCTCGACACCGTCTGGCTGGCCGAGCACCACTTCGTGCCGTACGGGACATGTCCGTCGGCGGTCACACTCGCGGCGTACCTGCTGGGCCGCACCCACCGTATCCGGATCGGCACGGCCGTCAGCGTGCTGCCCACCGTCCATCCCGTGGCGCTCGGCGAGCAGGCCGCGCTCCTGCACCTGATGTCCGGCGGACGGTTCTCGCTGGGAGTCGGCCGGGGCGGCCCCTGGGTCGACCTGGAGGTCTTCGGCGCGGGTCTCGCGGCGTACGAACAAGGGTTCCCGGAGTCACTCGATCTGCTGGTCCGCTGGCTGCGCCAGCCGTCCGTCTCCGGCACCTCCGAGCGGTTCTCGTTCCGTGAGGTCCCCGTCGTCCCCCGCCCCTCGGAGGCGCTGAGCGGCGCTCCGGGTCCCGAGGTCGTCGTGGCGTGCACCTCACCGGCGAGTGTCAGGCTCGCCGCCGAGCGCGGACTGCCGATGCTCCTGGGCATGCACGTCGGCGACGAGGAGAAGGCCGAAATGGTCGCGCTGTGGCGACAGCACGCGCACGCCGCGGGCCGCCCGTCGGACGAGATCCTCGGGGCCGCCCATGTCTCCGCCGGCGTCTGCCAGATCGCGGACCGCCGTACCGACGCCGTCGAGACGCTCGTCAAGGCGATGCCGGGCTGGCTGAGGCAGGGGCTGGACGCCCATGTGACGGTCGACGGCCGCGCCCGCTCGATGCGGGAC
This genomic interval carries:
- a CDS encoding ABC transporter ATP-binding protein: MIEAVGLTKRYGAKTAVYNLSFQVRPGAVTGFLGPNGSGKSTTMRMILGLDNPSSGQVTIGGFPYRKLPNAPRQVGALLDAKAVHGGRSARSHLLSLAQLSGIPARRVDEVLGVVGLQDVARKRSKGFSLGMGQRLGIAAALLGDPQVLLFDEPVNGLDPEGILWVRNLMKSLAAEGRTVFVSSHLMSEMALTADHLIVIGRGQLLADQNIKDFISHNSADFARVRTPDTEPQQREKLTAALTEAGGQVLPEQDGALRVTGLPLPRISDLAHSSDVRLWELSPHQASLEEAYMRMTQGAVDYRSTVDQKAGLQQQLPPGAVPPAQMPVAGQGQPGWYAPPPPQQGGQPFAMPQAGPYGAPAAPGGGTPGPYGAPAAPVAGGPSPYGAPAAPGGADVNPYAQAAPQTPAGPPAPASAPPAPEPAPAPSAAPAPAADLTKPEDAR
- a CDS encoding ABC transporter permease, with the protein product MSTPQHPLPQQAAAPNWQAAPGTSYTSPIPVTRTHLGHALNSEWTKIKSVRSTMWTLGTFLLLVIGIGFLVAAQTTQEDFQDTPYTIPAFFGLMLGQICLITLGVLVVSSEYGTGMIRTTFTASPQRYRVLAAKLIIFFAVAFVVSALSIGLVGLFTAGLHNGDSGVPWGGTVLMASLYVSLLGVLALAVGSMLRHSAGAITTMLGVVLLPAIMPAFLMMSDSMRTIGEKMQEYNAPNALARIFRLGSEDSHGGAQLGLLAGVTAAAVVGAFVLLERRDV
- a CDS encoding ATP/GTP-binding protein, translating into MSPRRNRPKDAGSSGRSAEEDSSDRYGGWQSTESWRGEEWSVRHVAGASAQGKTYRCPGCDQLIPSGIPHVVAWPEHSGVDERRHWHKACWNAKDRRTSRVQRSRNAPRF
- a CDS encoding LLM class flavin-dependent oxidoreductase; its protein translation is MHVGSFVLAAQFPGQGQGEALHRAARSAEVAEEAGLDTVWLAEHHFVPYGTCPSAVTLAAYLLGRTHRIRIGTAVSVLPTVHPVALGEQAALLHLMSGGRFSLGVGRGGPWVDLEVFGAGLAAYEQGFPESLDLLVRWLRQPSVSGTSERFSFREVPVVPRPSEALSGAPGPEVVVACTSPASVRLAAERGLPMLLGMHVGDEEKAEMVALWRQHAHAAGRPSDEILGAAHVSAGVCQIADRRTDAVETLVKAMPGWLRQGLDAHVTVDGRARSMRDPVAYTELLCGLHPVGTPRLCADRLAATSERTGITRFALLVEGSGDLAATEENVRRLGAEVLPQIR